One genomic window of Sulfurovum lithotrophicum includes the following:
- a CDS encoding NuoB/complex I 20 kDa subunit family protein, whose amino-acid sequence MAQHQVNYASAAGLPIALTSVDKLVNWGRSNSLWPLTYGLACCAIEMMASGASRYDFDRMGTIFRASPRQADVMILAGTLSKKHSEFARRLYDQMTEPKWVISMGSCANTGGMFNTYATVQGVDRIIPVDIYLPGCAPRPETLQYALMMLQKKIRRESANMNNNTKQNLRLV is encoded by the coding sequence ATGGCACAGCATCAAGTAAATTACGCCTCAGCAGCAGGCTTGCCGATAGCATTGACTTCGGTAGACAAATTGGTAAACTGGGGGCGTTCAAACTCCCTCTGGCCGTTGACATACGGACTCGCATGTTGTGCAATCGAAATGATGGCATCAGGTGCATCACGTTACGACTTCGACCGTATGGGTACGATCTTCAGGGCTTCCCCGAGACAGGCGGACGTGATGATCCTTGCGGGAACACTTTCAAAGAAGCACTCTGAATTCGCAAGAAGACTGTACGACCAGATGACAGAGCCCAAGTGGGTCATCTCTATGGGTTCATGTGCCAACACAGGCGGTATGTTCAACACTTATGCAACCGTGCAAGGTGTTGACAGAATCATCCCTGTGGACATTTACCTTCCGGGGTGTGCACCAAGACCCGAAACGCTTCAGTATGCACTGATGATGCTTCAAAAGAAGATCAGAAGAGAGTCTGCAAATATGAATAACAATACAAAACAGAATTTGAGGTTGGTGTAA
- a CDS encoding rhodanese-like domain-containing protein: MKKPMNILYWVAMIALVFYFAYTKGWILANFDSITAKQAQTLLSNDDNVTLLDVRTVPEYKSGHVRGAKLIPLDKLEANLDKLKSDKNKKIIVYCRSGSRSVSASRILEKHGFVPLNVKQGMIGLLGTDLEIVK, translated from the coding sequence GTGAAAAAGCCTATGAACATACTCTATTGGGTCGCTATGATCGCCCTGGTTTTCTATTTTGCGTACACGAAAGGGTGGATACTGGCCAATTTTGACTCCATCACAGCTAAACAGGCCCAAACTCTGCTTTCAAACGATGACAATGTCACACTTCTGGATGTCAGGACCGTTCCGGAGTATAAAAGCGGTCACGTCAGAGGTGCCAAGCTCATTCCTCTGGACAAACTCGAAGCAAACCTGGACAAACTCAAATCCGACAAGAACAAAAAGATCATCGTCTACTGCCGCAGCGGAAGCCGAAGTGTCTCAGCATCACGCATACTGGAGAAACACGGCTTCGTACCGCTCAATGTGAAACAGGGGATGATCGGTCTGCTGGGGACCGACCTGGAGATCGTAAAATAA
- a CDS encoding NAD(P)H-quinone oxidoreductase subunit 3, producing the protein MTHVITEHPYFGVFVLFALTAVAFPATLMLARIVSRKLAKLDTEKLKLTIYECGPEVTKQPNTISAQFYLIALLFILFDVEIIFMFPWAIDFKLLGWFGFAEMILFIVLLAIGFVYAWKKGALEWHSIK; encoded by the coding sequence ATGACTCATGTAATTACAGAACACCCGTATTTTGGTGTATTTGTTCTATTTGCTCTGACAGCCGTTGCATTTCCTGCAACACTGATGTTGGCACGTATCGTCAGTAGAAAACTGGCCAAACTCGATACCGAAAAGCTAAAGCTCACCATCTATGAGTGTGGGCCGGAAGTCACCAAGCAGCCGAACACTATCTCGGCGCAGTTCTACCTGATCGCACTTCTTTTCATCCTGTTCGATGTGGAAATCATTTTTATGTTCCCATGGGCGATCGACTTTAAACTGCTTGGCTGGTTCGGATTTGCGGAGATGATACTATTTATAGTACTACTTGCAATCGGTTTTGTATATGCATGGAAGAAAGGAGCACTTGAATGGCACAGCATCAAGTAA
- a CDS encoding NADH-ubiquinone oxidoreductase subunit E family protein, translated as MKRYDLRHLHDDFYDRMVELIDKGLKVGEVGIFLFEVGDFSSIQKSADVIKETGHDLMNSLKFNEVDWTVVVKKVDDETRKERAEKIAAAKAAAEKAAKEAEEAAALKAEEEAKAKAEAEKAEAEKKAAEEAKAEAERAAAEKAEAEKKAAEETAAKEAAAKEAAAKASKPAPKKQPAKKPAAKRSTAKKPKAK; from the coding sequence ATGAAAAGATATGATTTAAGACATTTACATGACGATTTCTATGACAGAATGGTCGAACTTATCGATAAAGGACTGAAGGTCGGTGAAGTAGGTATCTTCCTTTTTGAAGTAGGAGATTTCTCTTCTATCCAGAAGTCTGCCGATGTGATCAAAGAGACGGGACATGACCTGATGAACTCACTGAAGTTCAATGAAGTGGACTGGACGGTTGTAGTCAAAAAAGTGGATGATGAAACAAGAAAAGAGCGTGCCGAGAAGATCGCAGCAGCCAAAGCAGCTGCAGAAAAAGCGGCCAAAGAGGCGGAAGAAGCAGCTGCGCTGAAAGCCGAAGAAGAAGCCAAAGCAAAAGCTGAAGCCGAAAAAGCCGAAGCAGAGAAAAAAGCGGCGGAAGAGGCTAAGGCTGAAGCGGAAAGAGCAGCGGCAGAAAAAGCGGAAGCCGAAAAAAAGGCAGCTGAAGAAACAGCGGCAAAAGAGGCTGCTGCAAAAGAGGCTGCTGCAAAAGCAAGCAAACCGGCACCCAAAAAACAGCCTGCGAAAAAACCAGCAGCCAAAAGAAGTACTGCCAAAAAACCAAAGGCTAAATAA
- a CDS encoding NADH-quinone oxidoreductase subunit G, with translation MSTVNIKIDGREVAVQEGEYILNAARANDVFIPAICYLTRCSPTLACRLCLVEADGKQVYACNAKVKEGMEITVDTPNILEERRAIMEVYDVNHPLQCGVCDKSGECELQNYTLELGVDSQSYMIPDTKREVKNWSSVLHYDAGLCIVCERCTTVCKDMIGDAALTTVKRGGEALDKGFKDTMPKDAYAMWNKLQKSVIAPSNGTEYTNCSDCGECAAVCPVGALVSRDFQYKSNAWDLKRVPAVSAHSSDGFQIYYEVKPASIEDRNEKIFRVTNEWNYVSLDGAARFAYDFENADVSKDETAFAEALEAFKKAQTVRFNSVITNEEALMLQTLKEKLGLKLYNPEVRAFQKFLGYYQKASGNRFWTTDNDTIMKKSDFVIALGSALRNDAPGMKYAFNNVQKMNKGAGFYFHPIGDTLIPSFGKSVECFTHKPGLEEAALYLVLDLFADKEKLPEEVKEYLAGFKSTETKTIKEKVMKDVTETVVDEETGESKEVTKKVPEMVEKEITVEKNGLVDLLGGDSSTFTDTFEKMMKKKESFSMMIGEDFYYHEKAENLAKLIALIEETSSIDVVMAPPKANALGVALICDLDDEAEGFTVGYNEPGDFRLSALGDGDLDMPAMNQQEGTFTNISKRVVPTNAAVGYGGYELNDLVSELIDDGESLTVDWTVKLPTSKGFQKVEFDALPNGYLNDGTENRGYLLKTSNRKVKTPSVEKFDENAALEGEIVYRCNPARQFSDFSDKAHEIFEPFGLYASVKKAEALGEKVEVVFENGSIVVDVIADEKMTGDITKLSDFKSAQNVYELFGPARYQTVTMRKV, from the coding sequence ATGAGTACAGTCAATATTAAAATCGATGGTAGAGAAGTCGCGGTCCAGGAGGGTGAATACATCCTCAACGCCGCACGTGCCAACGATGTTTTTATTCCCGCGATCTGTTACTTGACAAGATGTTCACCGACACTGGCGTGTCGTCTTTGTCTCGTAGAGGCCGACGGAAAACAGGTATATGCATGTAACGCAAAAGTCAAAGAAGGCATGGAGATCACGGTAGATACGCCGAATATCCTGGAAGAACGCCGTGCGATCATGGAAGTCTATGACGTGAACCACCCGCTTCAGTGTGGTGTCTGTGACAAGAGCGGGGAGTGTGAACTTCAGAACTATACCCTTGAACTGGGTGTAGATTCACAATCCTACATGATTCCGGATACCAAACGGGAAGTGAAGAACTGGAGTTCCGTACTGCATTACGATGCAGGTCTTTGTATCGTGTGTGAAAGATGTACGACCGTGTGTAAAGATATGATCGGTGATGCTGCGCTTACGACGGTCAAAAGAGGTGGAGAAGCACTCGATAAAGGTTTCAAGGATACGATGCCTAAAGATGCCTATGCCATGTGGAACAAACTCCAGAAGTCCGTCATCGCACCGAGTAACGGAACAGAATATACGAACTGTTCGGATTGTGGTGAATGTGCTGCGGTCTGCCCTGTCGGTGCATTGGTCAGCAGAGACTTCCAGTACAAGTCAAATGCCTGGGATCTGAAAAGAGTTCCTGCAGTCTCTGCACATTCTTCTGACGGGTTCCAGATCTATTATGAAGTGAAGCCGGCTTCCATTGAGGACAGAAATGAGAAGATCTTCCGTGTGACCAACGAATGGAACTATGTTTCCCTTGACGGTGCGGCGCGTTTTGCCTATGATTTTGAAAATGCCGATGTCTCCAAAGATGAAACAGCATTTGCTGAAGCGCTGGAAGCATTCAAAAAAGCACAGACCGTACGTTTCAACTCGGTGATCACGAATGAAGAGGCATTGATGCTTCAGACACTCAAAGAGAAGTTGGGACTGAAGCTCTACAACCCTGAAGTACGTGCTTTCCAGAAATTCCTCGGATACTACCAGAAAGCCTCCGGCAACAGATTCTGGACAACGGATAACGATACGATCATGAAGAAGAGTGACTTTGTCATTGCCCTTGGCTCGGCACTCAGAAATGATGCACCCGGAATGAAGTATGCCTTCAACAATGTCCAGAAGATGAATAAGGGTGCGGGATTCTATTTCCACCCGATAGGCGATACGCTTATCCCAAGCTTTGGTAAGAGTGTTGAGTGTTTCACACACAAGCCTGGCCTGGAAGAAGCGGCGCTCTACCTTGTTCTCGATCTTTTTGCGGACAAAGAGAAATTGCCGGAAGAGGTCAAAGAGTATCTTGCCGGCTTTAAGTCGACTGAAACGAAGACGATCAAAGAGAAGGTCATGAAAGATGTGACCGAGACTGTTGTCGATGAAGAGACAGGGGAAAGCAAAGAGGTCACCAAAAAGGTCCCTGAAATGGTAGAGAAAGAGATCACGGTCGAGAAGAACGGTCTTGTCGACCTTCTCGGTGGCGATTCCTCTACCTTTACAGATACCTTTGAAAAGATGATGAAAAAGAAAGAATCCTTCTCCATGATGATCGGGGAAGATTTCTACTATCATGAAAAAGCAGAGAACCTCGCGAAACTCATTGCACTGATCGAAGAGACCTCTTCCATCGATGTGGTCATGGCACCGCCGAAAGCCAATGCACTCGGTGTGGCACTGATCTGTGACCTGGATGATGAGGCTGAAGGTTTCACTGTCGGTTACAATGAGCCGGGTGATTTCAGGCTCTCCGCACTGGGTGACGGAGATCTTGATATGCCGGCGATGAATCAGCAGGAAGGGACTTTCACGAACATTTCCAAGAGAGTGGTACCGACCAATGCAGCTGTCGGGTATGGCGGATACGAGCTGAATGATCTTGTTTCGGAACTCATTGATGACGGTGAAAGCCTGACGGTCGACTGGACCGTCAAACTGCCAACCTCAAAAGGATTCCAGAAAGTAGAGTTCGATGCACTGCCCAACGGTTACCTCAATGACGGCACGGAGAACAGGGGCTACCTCTTGAAGACATCCAACCGAAAGGTCAAAACACCTTCTGTAGAGAAGTTCGATGAAAATGCGGCACTTGAAGGTGAGATTGTTTACCGATGTAACCCGGCCAGACAGTTCTCGGACTTCTCAGATAAAGCACATGAGATATTTGAACCGTTCGGTCTGTATGCAAGTGTCAAGAAGGCTGAAGCACTTGGAGAGAAAGTGGAAGTGGTATTTGAAAATGGAAGTATCGTTGTTGACGTGATTGCAGACGAGAAGATGACCGGCGATATCACAAAGCTTTCCGATTTCAAAAGTGCGCAGAACGTGTATGAGCTATTTGGCCCTGCCAGATATCAAACAGTAACAATGAGAAAGGTGTAA
- the nuoD gene encoding NADH dehydrogenase (quinone) subunit D has protein sequence MQQPNKLTPFFENLNFERDDNTMVINFGPQHPSAHGQLRLVLELEGEQVVKAYPDIGYLHRGIEKMAENMTYNEFLPTTDRLDYIASTSNNYAYALAVEKLLGIEAPRRAQVIRTMLLEINRIISHLFFIATHALDVGAMSVFLYAFREREFGMDLMEDYCGARLTHSAVRIGGVPLDLPNGWIEKMISWCDKVDHEVKNTYEALLTENRIWKMRLEDVGVISAEDALSWGCTGPMLRGSGVNWDIRKEEPYELYGELDFDIPVSDRCDSYGRYRLYMEETRQSTRILRQLVSMYKESEPQLMAHAPQYLSAPKEEIMTQNYALMQHFVLVTQGMRPPKGEVYVPTESPKGELGFYIKSEGEPYAYRLKCRAPSFFHTGLLQEILVGTYIADVVTIIGTTNIVFGEVDR, from the coding sequence ATGCAACAACCAAATAAATTAACACCGTTTTTTGAAAACCTCAATTTTGAACGCGATGACAACACAATGGTGATCAACTTCGGTCCTCAGCACCCTTCGGCGCACGGACAGCTTAGGCTTGTCCTTGAGCTTGAAGGTGAACAGGTGGTTAAAGCCTATCCGGATATCGGTTATCTCCATAGAGGAATCGAAAAGATGGCGGAGAACATGACCTATAACGAGTTTCTTCCTACCACGGACAGACTCGACTACATCGCGTCCACGTCAAATAACTATGCCTATGCTCTGGCAGTAGAGAAACTGCTTGGTATCGAAGCACCGAGACGTGCGCAGGTTATCAGAACGATGCTGCTTGAGATCAACCGTATCATCTCCCACCTCTTCTTTATTGCGACACATGCACTGGATGTCGGTGCAATGTCTGTCTTCCTCTATGCATTCCGTGAGCGTGAGTTCGGTATGGACTTGATGGAAGATTACTGTGGCGCCAGACTGACGCACTCTGCCGTACGTATCGGTGGTGTACCTCTTGACCTTCCGAACGGCTGGATAGAGAAAATGATCTCATGGTGCGACAAAGTAGACCATGAAGTGAAAAACACTTATGAAGCACTGTTGACAGAGAACCGTATCTGGAAGATGCGTCTGGAAGATGTAGGGGTTATCTCTGCTGAAGACGCGCTTTCATGGGGCTGTACCGGACCAATGCTTAGAGGTTCCGGTGTCAACTGGGATATCAGAAAAGAGGAGCCGTATGAGCTTTACGGTGAACTTGACTTTGATATTCCGGTCAGTGACAGATGCGACTCCTACGGACGTTACAGACTCTATATGGAAGAGACACGCCAATCCACAAGAATTCTCAGACAGCTTGTCTCTATGTACAAAGAGAGTGAGCCGCAGTTGATGGCACATGCGCCACAGTATCTTTCTGCTCCAAAAGAGGAGATCATGACACAGAACTATGCGCTGATGCAGCACTTTGTTCTCGTCACGCAGGGTATGAGACCGCCGAAAGGAGAAGTCTATGTACCGACCGAGTCTCCCAAAGGAGAACTTGGTTTCTACATTAAATCAGAGGGTGAACCGTATGCCTACAGACTGAAGTGTAGAGCACCAAGCTTTTTCCATACAGGACTGCTGCAGGAAATTCTTGTAGGAACATATATTGCTGACGTCGTTACGATCATTGGTACGACCAATATCGTATTCGGTGAAGTTGACCGTTAA
- a CDS encoding FAD-dependent oxidoreductase, translating to MSGIVFSTWRGEFIDNRGKPYDESSQSEFKLPETYHGEKNSKAFIGWDGVAIFDENIDAVELASKYAAQYQEYSEACGRCAPGRWGGRILYDLLDKIARGEGSHDDIAHLKEISKTMMATSKCEIGKTVPKPILDLMEYYKEQFDTCIDAQIPSKHYGGETDYIAKVTAPCTDMCPAHVDIPAYIEGVRDMVFTDSLAATRQTMPLAHTCGRVCPHPCEDACRRANLDEPISIMELKRLGADYETDHDLEWLHPQEPKPPRNDGKKVAIIGAGPAGLTAAYYLALEGIQVDIFEELPVNGGEVAVGVPEYRMPVDKYNKDIELVLSMPTVSITNNHRVDAERLKEIDAEYDATLLGFGARLSKKVRAANENPKMGGYWGAISMLDKVNLWHKYGIGSPASEDLKDKVVVCVGGGFTSMDVVRCSIREGAKKVIMLYRRDEKTIIRNTTYEEYHEAVEEGVEFIFHSAIEEIFDDGEKITKLKVNRFELVPDPNGGRAQLVKIEGGDFEIECDYLIPAVSQALDTQILPEEWNIEMTSWNSILTNGKDFMTSRPGLFAAGDCEYGPMTIVNAVGQARRAASVISRYIYEDKCTLTDDEIMEDHLNRLKVYDKKEKITGWMPGLPRAESEKLGVDERRTNNKEVNLGFTGEEAIAEAERCMRCYYISMVAV from the coding sequence ATGTCTGGAATTGTATTCTCAACTTGGAGAGGCGAGTTTATCGACAACCGCGGTAAACCCTATGACGAGTCGAGCCAATCCGAATTCAAACTGCCTGAGACCTACCACGGGGAGAAGAACTCCAAAGCGTTCATTGGCTGGGATGGCGTTGCCATTTTTGACGAGAACATTGATGCGGTGGAGTTGGCTTCAAAGTATGCGGCACAGTATCAGGAATATTCCGAAGCCTGTGGACGTTGTGCACCGGGTAGATGGGGCGGCAGAATTCTTTATGATCTGCTTGACAAGATCGCCAGAGGTGAAGGTTCGCATGATGATATTGCCCATCTCAAAGAGATCAGCAAAACCATGATGGCTACATCCAAATGTGAGATCGGGAAAACAGTTCCCAAACCCATCCTCGATCTGATGGAGTACTATAAGGAGCAGTTCGATACCTGTATCGATGCGCAGATCCCGTCGAAACATTACGGTGGAGAGACAGACTATATCGCCAAGGTTACCGCACCGTGTACGGATATGTGTCCGGCGCATGTGGATATCCCGGCCTATATAGAGGGTGTAAGGGATATGGTATTTACCGATTCACTGGCAGCCACAAGACAGACGATGCCTCTGGCACACACCTGCGGACGTGTCTGTCCCCATCCGTGTGAAGATGCCTGTCGCCGTGCAAACCTCGATGAGCCTATCTCCATTATGGAACTGAAGCGTCTCGGTGCGGACTATGAAACCGACCATGACCTTGAATGGCTGCATCCGCAGGAGCCAAAGCCTCCAAGGAACGACGGTAAGAAAGTTGCGATCATCGGAGCGGGACCGGCAGGTCTGACAGCGGCATACTACCTGGCGCTCGAAGGGATACAAGTCGATATCTTTGAAGAACTGCCCGTTAACGGCGGTGAAGTTGCCGTGGGTGTACCCGAGTACAGAATGCCTGTAGACAAGTACAACAAAGATATCGAACTGGTTCTCAGTATGCCGACAGTGAGTATTACCAACAACCACAGAGTGGATGCGGAGCGTCTCAAAGAGATAGATGCCGAGTATGATGCCACACTGCTCGGGTTCGGTGCGAGACTTTCCAAAAAAGTGCGTGCTGCAAACGAAAACCCGAAAATGGGTGGTTACTGGGGTGCCATCTCGATGCTTGACAAGGTCAACCTCTGGCATAAGTACGGGATTGGTTCACCGGCTTCCGAAGACTTGAAAGACAAGGTCGTTGTCTGTGTCGGTGGTGGGTTTACCTCTATGGACGTCGTGCGATGTTCCATCCGTGAAGGCGCCAAGAAAGTGATCATGCTTTACCGTCGTGATGAGAAGACAATCATCCGTAACACGACCTATGAAGAGTATCATGAAGCGGTCGAAGAGGGTGTGGAGTTCATCTTCCACTCGGCGATCGAAGAGATTTTCGATGACGGAGAGAAGATCACGAAACTCAAAGTGAACCGTTTCGAGCTTGTACCAGATCCCAATGGCGGACGTGCACAGCTTGTTAAGATTGAAGGTGGGGATTTCGAGATCGAATGTGACTACCTGATCCCTGCGGTCTCTCAGGCACTTGATACACAGATTCTGCCTGAAGAGTGGAATATCGAGATGACCTCTTGGAACAGTATTTTGACCAACGGTAAAGATTTCATGACGTCTCGTCCGGGACTTTTTGCCGCAGGCGACTGTGAGTACGGCCCAATGACGATCGTCAATGCCGTAGGCCAGGCACGCCGTGCCGCTTCGGTCATCAGCCGCTATATCTATGAGGATAAATGTACCCTGACGGATGACGAGATCATGGAAGACCACCTTAACCGGCTCAAAGTCTATGACAAGAAAGAGAAGATTACGGGCTGGATGCCGGGGCTTCCGAGAGCTGAGAGTGAAAAACTCGGAGTAGATGAGAGAAGGACCAACAACAAAGAGGTCAATCTCGGATTTACCGGGGAAGAGGCGATCGCAGAAGCGGAAAGATGCATGCGATGTTACTATATTTCAATGGTGGCGGTGTGA
- a CDS encoding NADH-quinone oxidoreductase subunit C, whose amino-acid sequence MRKYTPKDNVQKKSYYTDRYWVAPRVPQTEVEEGSHFADVVKALGRKAKESYVAVGQLVIHIKATDNFDVMKTLKETCGYTQCSEQSAVDYLAQDGEFELFWQLLNITEAKRVRVTTRIKENEAIESIQPLFKSANFAEREMFDMFGIKVNNHPFLKRILMPDDWEGHPLLKTYPLHGDEFASWYEVDKIFGKEYRDVIGPENRDPARIDRYDTKRFSRVGYEVPFGADISEGEKENPIEYSETILVDYTKKSGKQLDERR is encoded by the coding sequence ATGAGAAAATATACTCCAAAAGACAATGTACAGAAAAAATCATACTATACGGACAGATACTGGGTCGCGCCGCGTGTACCCCAGACGGAAGTGGAAGAGGGAAGCCACTTTGCAGATGTGGTCAAAGCACTGGGTAGAAAAGCAAAAGAGTCCTATGTCGCTGTCGGGCAGCTTGTCATCCACATTAAAGCAACAGACAATTTCGATGTCATGAAAACCCTTAAAGAGACATGCGGCTATACACAGTGCTCAGAACAGTCGGCGGTTGATTACCTGGCACAGGACGGCGAGTTCGAGCTTTTCTGGCAGCTGCTGAATATTACGGAAGCCAAAAGAGTCAGAGTGACTACGCGTATTAAAGAAAATGAAGCGATCGAGAGTATTCAACCGCTTTTCAAGTCTGCGAACTTTGCAGAGCGTGAAATGTTCGATATGTTCGGTATCAAGGTCAACAACCATCCGTTCCTCAAGCGTATCCTTATGCCGGACGACTGGGAAGGACATCCTCTCTTGAAGACCTATCCGTTACATGGTGACGAGTTCGCTTCCTGGTATGAAGTCGACAAGATCTTCGGGAAAGAGTACAGAGATGTGATCGGACCGGAGAACAGAGACCCCGCACGTATCGACAGATACGATACGAAGCGTTTCTCTAGAGTTGGATACGAAGTACCGTTTGGTGCAGATATTTCCGAGGGAGAAAAAGAGAATCCGATCGAGTACAGTGAAACGATCCTTGTGGATTACACTAAAAAATCCGGCAAACAGCTGGATGAGCGAAGATAA
- a CDS encoding 2Fe-2S iron-sulfur cluster-binding protein, translating into MSVHNSMNTGKEITVTINGKEFKSTFGKTILEIARENDIYVPTMCYLTKVLPIGSCRMCVVEVEGVEGMILSCQEKATDGAVITTDNDALYEERQSIMKLYNVNHPLECGVCDKSGECDLQNKTMEFNLEAQDFTARDQNRPVENWGHVSYDPALCIMCEKCVRVSTEITGDEALKIKFGGYGSTIINTKKEKNYASLGEAAAVCPVGALVSTKFKYTANAWELTKIPSACPHCGGGCQMYYEVKNDRIYRVTNEFEFTNLCGAGRFGFDYANEGVTKDKEAFAKAVDAFKKAGTVLLSNQTSNEEALIVQKLKEKLGFKLVSPAARAYQKFMQAYGSITGKHIYGGTLKAISESKAVIVFGSRINDDTPTVKYHINMASKWHQARVAYMHPLEDKEIQNIVTQFIKYEVGSEEGVAALLTAALLAEADLPKSVKLFMDDLDIGYLSAETNVGEEELEALEKSLRKKSGFSLVVGSDLYAHPRAEQIAKLLALFEQYAGFNVVCVPPAGNAMGLSLICDLDDEAEGSTVGYNIPADFTLSALGDGDLDMPAMNQQEGTITTVDKRVVPMNVALPYGGYVLNDIANALGLDAEYTIGYTEELPEEKGFEAIEFDALPDYFDSVGNEHRGYLLKAKKVSVSRILEEVEELEGYDGAVVYSCNPTEQFSAFTAKSSLLEDEAVLLGSQQFAMATKLKDGDRIRFTIDGVNFDRLFRIDTTMKGTIALNPTFDMGLSGALVSSYRFKRLDFERAGN; encoded by the coding sequence ATGAGTGTACATAATTCTATGAATACCGGAAAAGAGATCACGGTCACTATCAACGGAAAAGAGTTCAAAAGCACCTTTGGCAAGACGATCCTGGAAATTGCCAGAGAGAATGATATCTATGTCCCGACCATGTGTTACCTGACAAAGGTACTTCCGATCGGTTCATGCCGTATGTGTGTGGTTGAGGTTGAAGGCGTGGAGGGGATGATCCTCTCCTGCCAGGAGAAAGCAACGGACGGTGCGGTCATCACGACCGATAACGATGCTCTCTACGAGGAGCGCCAGAGTATCATGAAGCTCTACAATGTCAATCATCCGCTTGAGTGCGGAGTCTGTGACAAGAGCGGTGAATGCGACCTTCAGAATAAGACCATGGAGTTCAACCTTGAAGCACAGGACTTTACGGCAAGAGACCAGAACAGACCGGTAGAGAACTGGGGGCACGTCTCCTATGACCCTGCACTCTGCATCATGTGTGAAAAGTGTGTGCGTGTCTCGACCGAGATCACCGGAGACGAAGCACTCAAAATCAAGTTCGGCGGATACGGTTCGACCATTATAAATACCAAAAAAGAGAAGAATTACGCTTCTCTGGGAGAAGCGGCGGCAGTCTGTCCTGTAGGGGCACTGGTCAGCACCAAGTTCAAATATACGGCCAATGCCTGGGAATTGACGAAGATCCCAAGTGCATGCCCACATTGTGGCGGCGGATGCCAGATGTATTATGAAGTGAAGAATGACAGGATCTACCGTGTGACCAACGAGTTTGAATTTACCAATCTCTGCGGTGCGGGCAGATTCGGTTTCGACTATGCCAACGAGGGTGTGACCAAAGACAAAGAGGCTTTTGCAAAAGCGGTTGACGCTTTTAAGAAAGCCGGTACCGTTCTGCTCTCGAACCAAACCTCCAACGAGGAAGCACTGATAGTGCAAAAGCTCAAAGAAAAACTTGGCTTCAAACTTGTCTCTCCGGCAGCAAGAGCCTATCAGAAGTTCATGCAGGCTTATGGCAGTATTACCGGGAAACATATCTACGGCGGTACGCTCAAAGCCATTTCGGAATCCAAAGCAGTGATCGTATTCGGTTCGCGCATCAATGACGATACTCCGACGGTGAAGTACCATATCAATATGGCGAGTAAGTGGCACCAGGCGAGAGTGGCTTACATGCATCCGCTTGAAGACAAAGAGATACAGAATATCGTGACCCAGTTCATCAAGTATGAAGTGGGAAGTGAAGAGGGAGTTGCCGCACTGCTGACAGCCGCACTGCTGGCTGAAGCGGACCTGCCAAAATCCGTCAAGTTGTTTATGGATGACCTCGATATCGGGTACCTTTCCGCCGAGACCAATGTGGGAGAAGAGGAACTTGAAGCCCTTGAAAAATCACTACGCAAGAAGAGCGGTTTCTCACTGGTGGTCGGGTCAGACCTCTATGCACATCCGAGAGCGGAGCAGATCGCCAAATTGCTTGCCCTGTTTGAACAGTATGCAGGCTTCAATGTAGTCTGTGTACCGCCGGCGGGCAATGCGATGGGACTCTCACTGATCTGTGACCTGGATGATGAGGCGGAAGGCAGTACGGTTGGTTACAATATACCTGCCGACTTTACCCTTTCCGCCTTGGGTGACGGTGATCTTGATATGCCGGCGATGAATCAGCAGGAAGGCACGATTACCACAGTGGACAAGCGTGTTGTTCCGATGAATGTGGCCCTTCCGTATGGCGGCTATGTTTTGAACGATATTGCCAATGCACTGGGGCTGGATGCGGAATATACCATCGGGTATACTGAAGAACTGCCGGAAGAGAAAGGGTTTGAAGCCATCGAGTTCGATGCGCTTCCCGACTACTTCGACAGTGTTGGTAACGAGCATAGAGGCTATCTGTTGAAGGCTAAAAAAGTCTCTGTCAGCAGAATCCTCGAAGAGGTGGAAGAGCTGGAAGGCTATGACGGAGCTGTGGTTTATAGCTGTAATCCGACAGAGCAGTTCTCGGCATTTACCGCTAAGTCATCCCTGCTGGAAGACGAAGCGGTACTTCTGGGCTCACAGCAATTCGCTATGGCGACCAAACTGAAAGACGGTGACCGTATACGGTTCACTATCGATGGTGTGAATTTCGATCGTCTGTTTAGGATCGACACAACCATGAAAGGAACCATTGCCCTTAACCCTACATTTGATATGGGATTAAGTGGAGCTTTGGTATCCTCTTATAGATTTAAGAGGCTAGATTTTGAAAGGGCAGGAAATTAA